In Streptomyces sp. SN-593, a single genomic region encodes these proteins:
- a CDS encoding TetR/AcrR family transcriptional regulator translates to MTSSAVPAYRRMSVEQRREQLLAAALDLFGHRRPEDVSVEDVAAAAGVSRPLVYRYFPGGKQQLYEAAVLGAAEELVGRFGVPAEGPPTQRLADALDSYLAYVDEHDAAYGALLRGGGVVGTSRTDAIVDGVRSGAAQQVLHHLGVSEPGPRLSMMVRSWIASVEAVSLLWLDNGKQPALPELRGWLVDHFTALLLATALTDPEAAEAAALALSQETAISPGRVLLENITTLFP, encoded by the coding sequence ATGACCAGCAGCGCGGTGCCCGCCTACCGCAGGATGAGCGTCGAGCAGCGCCGCGAGCAGCTCCTGGCCGCGGCGCTCGACCTCTTCGGGCACCGCCGCCCCGAGGACGTGTCCGTCGAGGACGTCGCCGCGGCCGCGGGCGTCTCCCGCCCGCTCGTCTACCGCTACTTCCCCGGCGGCAAGCAGCAGCTCTACGAGGCCGCGGTGCTCGGTGCCGCCGAGGAGCTCGTCGGCCGCTTCGGCGTCCCCGCCGAGGGCCCGCCCACCCAGCGCCTGGCCGACGCCCTCGACAGCTACCTCGCCTACGTCGACGAGCACGACGCCGCGTACGGCGCGCTGCTGCGCGGCGGCGGCGTGGTGGGCACCAGCCGCACCGACGCGATCGTGGACGGGGTGCGCAGCGGCGCCGCGCAGCAGGTCCTGCACCACCTCGGCGTGAGCGAGCCCGGCCCCCGCCTGTCCATGATGGTCCGCTCCTGGATCGCCTCCGTGGAGGCCGTCTCGCTCCTCTGGCTCGACAACGGCAAGCAGCCCGCGCTCCCCGAACTGAGGGGCTGGCTCGTGGACCACTTCACCGCGCTCCTGCTCGCCACCGCCCTGACCGACCCCGAGGCGGCCGAGGCCGCGGCGCTGGCGCTGTCCCAGGAGACCGCCATCAGCCCCGGCCGCGTGCTGCTGGAGAACATCACCACCCTGTTCCCCTGA
- a CDS encoding MFS transporter: MWAPSRGRRGRCAGPGRRVGAGDPPDRPTHPPRPAARKEWDEVAGESETTARRHPRDTRWPALAVCLTASFMTLLDVSIVNVALPSIRSGIGASQGGLQWVLSGYALTFGLVLVPAGRIGDVHSRRAVFLGGLAMFTATSALAGAAQNEGWLIGARLLQGAAGGILVPQVSGFIQQMFQGAERGRAFGLLGATIGVSTAVGPLLGGLLIQAFGTEEGWRWVFYVNLPIGLVALPLAHRLLPAPPELAGPRERSDLDPVGVLLLGAGTVVLLLPFVQEEQWTTPLKWLLVPVALLVLAGFVGWERRYGRAHEPLIDLRLFLQRSYGLGVLLSLLYFAGFTAIFFILTLYLQNGLHYSALEAGLSIMPFALGSGAAAAVGGRIVTRVGRPLVALGLAAVVVGLLGTALAVHLDSGRSVGWVTAAPLLFAGLGSGLVIAPNQTLTLSEVPVARAGSAGGVLQTAQRIGSAAGIAAVGSVFFSRVDSRSADWSGGFQLGLLTSTGLAALGLVVALVDILGADGSTAPDKR, translated from the coding sequence ATGTGGGCGCCGTCCCGGGGCAGGCGTGGCCGGTGCGCGGGTCCCGGACGCAGGGTGGGGGCGGGAGATCCCCCGGACCGTCCCACGCACCCGCCGCGCCCGGCGGCACGGAAGGAGTGGGACGAGGTGGCAGGAGAGTCCGAGACGACAGCGCGCAGGCATCCCCGGGACACCCGCTGGCCGGCACTGGCGGTCTGCCTGACCGCGAGCTTCATGACGCTGCTGGACGTGAGCATCGTCAACGTGGCGCTGCCGTCGATCCGCAGCGGGATCGGCGCCTCGCAGGGCGGCCTGCAGTGGGTGCTGTCGGGCTACGCGCTCACCTTCGGCCTGGTGCTGGTGCCGGCCGGGCGGATCGGCGACGTGCACAGCCGGCGGGCGGTGTTCCTGGGCGGGCTGGCGATGTTCACCGCCACCAGCGCGCTGGCCGGCGCGGCGCAGAACGAGGGCTGGCTGATCGGCGCGCGGCTGCTCCAGGGCGCGGCGGGCGGCATCCTGGTGCCGCAGGTGTCGGGCTTCATCCAGCAGATGTTCCAGGGCGCCGAGCGCGGCCGCGCGTTCGGCCTGCTGGGCGCGACGATCGGGGTGTCCACGGCGGTGGGCCCGCTGCTGGGCGGCCTGCTGATCCAGGCGTTCGGCACCGAGGAGGGCTGGCGCTGGGTGTTCTACGTGAACCTGCCGATCGGCCTGGTCGCGCTGCCGCTGGCCCACCGGCTGCTGCCGGCGCCGCCGGAGCTCGCGGGACCGCGCGAGCGCAGCGACCTGGACCCGGTGGGCGTACTGCTGCTGGGCGCCGGCACCGTGGTGCTGCTGCTGCCGTTCGTGCAGGAGGAGCAGTGGACGACCCCGCTGAAGTGGCTGCTGGTGCCGGTCGCGCTGCTCGTGCTGGCCGGCTTCGTCGGCTGGGAGCGGCGCTACGGGCGGGCGCACGAGCCGCTGATCGACCTGCGGCTGTTCCTGCAACGGTCCTACGGGCTCGGGGTGCTGCTGTCGCTGCTGTACTTCGCCGGTTTCACCGCGATCTTCTTCATCCTCACCCTGTACCTGCAGAACGGCCTGCACTACAGCGCGCTGGAGGCGGGCCTGTCGATCATGCCGTTCGCGCTGGGGTCGGGGGCGGCGGCGGCCGTCGGCGGGCGGATCGTGACGCGGGTGGGGCGTCCGCTGGTGGCCCTGGGGCTGGCGGCGGTGGTGGTCGGGCTGCTGGGCACGGCGCTGGCGGTGCACCTCGACTCGGGCCGTTCCGTGGGCTGGGTGACGGCGGCTCCGCTGCTGTTCGCGGGGCTCGGCAGCGGGCTGGTGATCGCGCCGAACCAGACCCTGACGCTCAGCGAGGTGCCGGTGGCGCGGGCCGGCAGCGCCGGCGGGGTGTTGCAGACCGCGCAGCGGATCGGCTCCGCGGCGGGCATCGCGGCGGTCGGGTCGGTGTTCTTCTCCCGGGTCGACAGCCGCAGCGCGGACTGGTCCGGCGGCTTCCAACTGGGGCTGCTCACCTCGACCGGGCTGGCCGCGCTGGGCCTCGTGGTGGCCCTGGTGGACATCCTCGGCGCGGACGGGTCGACCGCCCCCGACAAGCGGTAG
- a CDS encoding DUF4239 domain-containing protein, with protein MSVYVVSLLATVGGGCFALLLGRFLGTGRRAVAGEFGGQAQSLIGGVLLSSFILLTGFQVAGSWSALSDARSGTYDEARALADTYWAVGGLAPADRDRARALLRTYTDDVRTTEFHALARGRTSPAAWRDLDAVRAAVWAAPAGTAGPQAAKSAAQSALNTVYQTRTDRAAQVKGRMPRVTWIAMLVVGAFLVAFPALLGLTVTPRHLTALCFVGAVVAFAICLSAQLNTAFRQPFGVRSTAFVLADTRFGQIDAGHYTLSPVPPR; from the coding sequence ATGTCCGTCTATGTCGTCTCGCTGCTGGCCACGGTCGGCGGCGGGTGTTTCGCCCTGCTGCTCGGGCGGTTCCTCGGGACCGGCCGGCGGGCGGTCGCCGGGGAGTTCGGCGGGCAGGCGCAGTCGTTGATCGGCGGGGTGCTGCTCAGCTCGTTCATCCTGCTGACCGGGTTCCAGGTGGCCGGGAGCTGGTCGGCGCTCAGCGACGCGCGGTCCGGGACCTATGACGAGGCGCGGGCGCTGGCGGACACGTACTGGGCGGTGGGCGGGCTGGCGCCGGCCGACCGGGACAGGGCGCGGGCGCTGCTGCGGACGTACACCGACGACGTGCGCACCACCGAGTTCCACGCGTTGGCGCGCGGGCGGACCAGTCCGGCGGCCTGGCGGGATCTCGACGCGGTGCGGGCGGCGGTGTGGGCGGCGCCCGCGGGCACCGCGGGACCGCAGGCGGCGAAGTCGGCGGCGCAGAGCGCGCTCAACACCGTCTACCAGACCCGCACCGACCGGGCCGCGCAGGTCAAGGGGCGGATGCCGCGGGTGACCTGGATCGCGATGCTCGTGGTGGGCGCGTTCCTCGTCGCCTTCCCGGCTCTGCTCGGCCTCACCGTCACTCCGCGCCACCTCACCGCGCTGTGCTTCGTCGGTGCCGTGGTGGCGTTCGCGATCTGCCTGTCGGCGCAGCTCAACACCGCCTTCCGGCAGCCCTTCGGCGTCCGCTCCACCGCCTTCGTGCTGGCCGACACCCGCTTCGGCCAGATCGACGCGGGCCACTACACCCTCTCCCCCGTGCCCCCGCGCTGA